In one Culex quinquefasciatus strain JHB chromosome 2, VPISU_Cqui_1.0_pri_paternal, whole genome shotgun sequence genomic region, the following are encoded:
- the LOC6042617 gene encoding calpain-A isoform X3, translating into MPEQAARTAIESLVREFNDNSRNGPKKLHQSRTRFMPIEFGRDGKPQPKKGPSSAEAQDFYELRSRCLRSGTLFEDPEFPANSSSLTYAGESKSYIKWLRPSEIAADPVFFENSYSRFDVNQGELGDCWLLAAAANLTEDPDLFTRVVPVDNGFKENYAGIFHFRFWRFGQWYDVVIDDRLPTSQGKLVYMRSSEKNEFWSALLEKAYAKLFGSYETLRGGSASEAMVDFTGGVAETYEMKDAPKDLFQIIEKGFRNHAMFACSLEPDPYKPEAETPQGLIRGHAYSLTMAKMVDIQTPNVKGKIPLLRLRNPWGNANEWNGAWSDKSAEWQYIPEATKREIGLIFEVDGEFWMSMQDFTKYFDRIEICNLSPDCPIVRQKGEYPWKQSAFEGEWVIGNTAGGCRNHIETFWHNPQYVVTLDDPDKDDDEAKATAIIALMQKNRRSKRNKGMDCLTVGFIVYRVSERDLVQKPLPKEFFMRNASVARSTFINLREVTCRFRLDPGTYVVVPSTFDPHLEGEFMIRVFSECPDCMCENEKCVGVCEPDPRIAEDLPDPTKPNPQRAAMERLFLDVAGVDGEVDWMELKLVLDHCFRDDIAVAAKGISRSYAVPLAAESPSDSKKLPIAEGEPVCCGLLAILQDWYVNMAGGDNRPAQNTSNDLIMSKERAPLMSGEMRSDGTGIGFSKDACRSMVAMLDEDHSGKLGFLEFQKLLTEIARWKAVFKLYDRDQSGHLNPFELRAALQSAGYNLNNKILNSLMHRYGSREGEIWFDDFITCAVKIKTMIDIFKAKDINGTNVASFNMDEWIHKTIYS; encoded by the exons ATGCCGGAACAAGCCGCGCGTACCGCGATCGAATCGCTGGTCCGGGAGTTCAACGACAATAGCCGCAATGGACCGAAGAAGCTGCACCAATCCAGGACGCGGTTTATGCCCATTGAGTTTGGCCGGGACGGG AAACCTCAACCCAAAAAGGGTCCCTCCAGCGCAGAGGCTCAAGACTTTTACGAACTCCGCTCGCGCTGCCTTCGCAGCGGAACCCTCTTCGAAGATCCGGAATTCCCGGCAAACAGTTCCTCGCTAACGTACGCCGGGGAGTCCAAATCGTACATCAAATGGCTACGACCGTCGGAGATCGCCGCCGATCCGGTGTTCTTCGAGAACAGCTACTCGCGGTTCGACGTGAACCAGGGCGAGCTGGGGGACTGTTGGCTGCTGGCCGCCGCTGCGAATCTCACCGAGGATCCGGATTTGTTCACGAGGGTTGTGCCGGTGGATAATGGGTTCAAGGAGAACTACGCGGGGATCTTTCACTTTCGGTTTTGGCGGTTTGGCCAGTGGTACGACGTGGTCATTGACGACAGGTTGCCAACGTCGCAGGGCAAGCTGGTGTACATGAGGTCGTCCGAGAAGAACGAATTCTGGAGTGCGCTGCTGGAGAAGGCTTACGCGAAGCTGTTTGGATCGTACGAGACGTTGCGTGGGGGTTCGGCTAGTGAAGCCATGGTGGACTTTACCGGAGGGGTAGCGGAAACGTATGAGATGAAGGATGCGCCGAAGGATCTGTTTCAGATCATCGAGAAGGGCTTCCGGAATCACGCGATGTTCGCGTGCAGCTTGGAGCCCGATCCGTACAAACCGGAGGCAGAAACGCCGCAGGGGTTGATCCGCGGGCATGCGTACTCGCTGACGATGGCAAAGATGGTGGACATTCAGACGCCGAACGTGAAGGGAAAGATACCGTTGTTGAGGTTGCGGAACCCGTGGGGGAATGCCAACGAGTGGAACGGAGCTTGGAGTGACAAGAGTGCGGAGTGGCAGTACATTCCGGAAGCTACCAAGCGGGAGATTGGGCTGATCTTCGAAGTTGATGGGGAGTTTTGGATGTCGATGCAAGATTTCACCAAGTACTTTGATCGTATCGAGATCTGTAACCTCAGTCCGGACTGTCCGATCGTTCGGCAGAAGGGAGAATATCCGTGGAAGCAGTCGGCTTTCGAAGGAGAGTGGGTCATCGGTAACACAGCCGGAGGCTGTCGGAACCACATTGAAACCTTCTGGCACAATCCACAGTACGTTGTAACCCTGGATGATCCGGACAAGGACGACGATGAAGCCAAAGCTACCGCCATAATTGCTCTAATGCAAAAGAACCGACGCTCGAAGCGCAACAAAGGCATGGACTGCCTCACCGTAGGCTTCATCGTGTACCGTGTTAGCGAACGTGATCTCGTCCAGAAACCACTACCCAAAGAGTTCTTTATGCGAAACGCCTCCGTAGCCCGGTCTACCTTCATCAACCTGCGCGAAGTTACGTGCCGCTTCCGGCTCGATCCCGGAACGTACGTCGTCGTCCCGTCGACCTTCGATCCGCACCTCGAGGGCGAGTTCATGATCCGGGTGTTCTCCGAGTGTCCGGACTGCATGTGCGAGAACGAAAAGTGCGTCGGAGTATGCGAACCGGATCCACGG ATCGCCGAGGACCTCCCCGATCCAACAAAACCCAACCCGCAACGAGCAGCCATGGAGCGCCTCTTCCTGGACGTCGCCGGCGTTGACGGTGAAGTGGACTGGATGGAGCTCAAGCTGGTGCTGGATCACTGCTTCCGCGATGACATTGCCGTCGCAGCCAAAGGAATCTCCAGATCGTACGCGGTCCCTTTGGCCGCCGAATCACCTTCCGATAGTAAGAAACTGCCCATAGCTGAGGGGGAACCGGTTTGCTGCGGCCTGTTGGCCATCCTGCAGGACTGGTACGTCAACATGGCAGGCGGGGACAATCGACCTGCGCAGAACACCTCGAATGATCTGATCATGTCCAAGGAGCGGGCTCCGCTGATGTCGGGTGAGATGCGTT CTGACGGCACCGGCATCGGGTTCTCCAAGGATGCCTGCCGATCGATGGTGGCCATGCTGGACGAGGATCACTCTGGCAAGCTTGGCTTTCTGGAGTTCCAGAAGCTGCTCACGGAGATTGCCCGCTGGAAGGCGGTCTTTAAGCTGTACGACCGCGATCAAAGCGGGCATCTGAACCCGTTCGAGCTGAGGGCGGCGCTGCAGTCCGCCGGGTACAACCTCAACAACAAGATCCTCAACAGTTTGATGCACCGGTACGGGTCGCGGGAGGGTGAAATCTGGTTCGATGACTTTATCACGTGTGCGGTGAAGATCAAGACCATGATTG atattttcaaGGCCAAGGATATCAACGGAACAAACGTTGCGTCGTTCAACATGGACGAATGGATTCACAAAACTATCTATTCTTAA
- the LOC6042616 gene encoding calpain-A has protein sequence MKRVIRASVADSEDGSPTLSRRSSRFMVVDFTNDEIAHKTFNNHQNPPPQDFYQLKQRCLSENSLFEDRDFPPTHESLTKDGSNPDPSVQWLRPGQICRKPKFFVEGVSRFDVRQGSLNDCWLLTATANLTANQRIFRKTVPLDNSFEEEEYAGIFHFRFWQFGQWVDVVIDDRLPTKDRRLIFMSSSQKNEFWSALLEKAYAKLYGSYGALNGGTAREAMQDFTGGITESYRLRAKEPPPENLFEIIQSGFQRGSMFACNILPDPKIPEARTPQGLLKGHSYSITKTHLFDKIQLIRLRNPWGDGVEWNGAWSDHSKEWDAIPKNQRKQLGLTIDEDGEFWMSFQDFLRYFDRIEICNLSPDPLDDPEGSKRGWQVSTVDGEWVRGSTAGGCIDFLDTFWTNPQYVIRLDQPDRDDKSGMCTVVIALLQKYRRVEELASLTIGFVIYRITEEDLRNKPIPIKFFKKNEYRIVARSIFINSREVSCRLKLNPGLYLILPSTLQQNEEGEFLVRIFSELRNCLEENDCTVCFGTMDDRVSGPLLENKDWEQMVRTFYEMADKRGEIDHVALSSILNQFFFAPKTKSTKSSRSFWKSICLSLQIFLLCRWMPYPAPSKPNRSVNRSLVQQISKHLIARVNPNKSTQLNYDQFKTIVRDIQQWQAVFNLYDLDASGHLDRKELKQALNSSGFNVNNRVTNNLLKRSHERGIDRMELVDFVLCAVESRNAIELHQNIEETANRIFADKKTD, from the exons ATGAAACGAGTTATCCGAGCGAGTGTGGCCGATTCCGAGGATGGTTCACCGACGCTCAGCCGAAGATCCTCCCGGTTTATGGTGGTCGACTTTACGAACGATGAG ATCGCCCACAAGACCTTCAACAACCACCAGAACCCACCTCCCCAGGATTTCTACCAACTGAAGCAACGCTGTCTGTCCGAGAACTCCCTCTTCGAGGACCGTGACTTCCCCCCAACCCACGAATCGCTCACCAAGGACGGGTCCAATCCCGACCCATCGGTACAGTGGCTACGCCCGGGTCAAATCTGCCGCAAGCCCAAGTTCTTCGTGGAAGGAGTCTCGCGGTTCGACGTTCGCCAGGGTAGTCTGAACGATTGCTGGTTGCTTACGGCGACGGCGAATCTCACCGCAAATCAGCGAATTTTCCGCAAAACCGTACCGCTGGACAATTCCTTCGAGGAGGAAGAGTACGCAGGGATTTTTCACTTCCGGTTTTGGCAGTTTGGCCAGTGGGTCGATGTGGTGATCGATGACCGGCTGCCGACGAAGGATCGACGGTTGATCTTCATGAGTTCTAGTCAGAAGAACGAGTTCTGGAGTGCGCTGCTGGAGAAGGCGTACGCCAAGCTGTACGGCTCGTATGGGGCGCTGAATGGGGGGACCGCTAGGGAGGCGATGCAGGACTTTACCGGGGGTATTACGGAATCGTATCGGTTGAGGGCAAAGGAACCGCCACCGGAGAATCTGTTCGAGATCATCCAGAGTGGGTTCCAACGGGGGTCGATGTTTGCGTGTAACATTTTG CCTGATCCGAAGATTCCAGAGGCTCGTACACCCCAAGGTCTTCTAAAGGGTCATTCGTATTCGATAACTAAAACACACTTGTTCGACAAAATTCAGTTGATTCGGCTTCGAAATCCCTGGGGAGACGGAGTCGAGTGGAACGGAGCATGGTCCGATCACTCTAAAGAGTGGGATGCCATTCCGAAGAATCAACGGAAGCAGCTGGGTCTGACCATTGACGAGGATGGGGAGTTCTGGATGAGCTTCCAGGACTTTCTGCGGTATTTTGATCGCATTGAGATCTGTAACTTGTCCCCGGATCCGCTGGATGATCCCGAGGGTAGCAAACGTGGCTGGCAGGTATCTACGGTTGATGGAGAATGGGTGCGAGGATCTACCGCGGGTGGATGCATAGATTTTCTGGATACCTTCTGGACTAATCCCCAATACGTAATACGGTTGGATCAACCGGATCGAGATGACAAGAGTGGAATGTGCACCGTGGTAATTGCCTTGCTGCAAAAGTATCGCAGAGTAGAAGAACTCGCAAGTTTGACGATTGGCTTTGTGATCTATCGAATAACTGAAGAAGATCTCCGCAACAAACCTATCCCTATAAAGTTCTTCAAGAAGAATGAATACCGCATTGTAGCCAGGTCAATCTTCATCAATTCTCGTGAAGTAAGCTGCCGGCTGAAGCTCAACCCAGGACTGTACCTCATCTTGCCGTCAACTCTTCAACAGAACGAAGAAGGTGAGTTCCTGGTACGAATCTTCTCCGAACTTCGAAACTGCCTCGAGGAAAATGATTGTACCGTTTGCTTCGGCACCATGGACGACAGAGTATCCGGACCATTACTCGAGAACAAGGACTGGGAACAAATGGTTCGTACGTTCTACGAAATGGCCGACAAGAGAGGTGAAATCGACCACGTGGCTCTCAGTTCCATCCTGAACCAGTTCTTCTTCGCGCCCAAAACCAAATCAACCAAATCCTCTCGATCTTTCTGGAAGTCCATCTGCCTAAGTCTCCAGATCTTCCTGCTCTGCCGCTGGATGCCCTATCCAGCACCCAGCAAACCCAACCGTTCCGTCAACCGATCGCTTGTCCAGCAGATCTCCAAACATCTCATAGCCCGCGTCAACCCAAACAAATCGACCCAGCTCAACTACGACCAGTTTAAAACCATCGTTCGGGACATCCAACAGTGGCAGGCGGTCTTCAATCTGTACGATCTGGACGCCAGTGGACACCTGGATCGGAAGGAGCTCAAGCAGGCGCTCAACTCGTCCGGGTTTAACGTGAACAACCGCGTGACTAACAACTTGCTGAAGCGATCGCATGAACGTGGCATAGACCGCATGGAGCTGGTGGATTTTGTGCTATGTGCGGTGGAGAGCAGGAATGCTATTG AACTTCATCAAAACATTGAGGAAACCGCTAATCGAATATTTGCCGATAAAAAGACGGACTGA
- the LOC6042617 gene encoding calpain-A isoform X1: protein MPEQAARTAIESLVREFNDNSRNGPKKLHQSRTRFMPIEFGRDGKPQPKKGPSSAEAQDFYELRSRCLRSGTLFEDPEFPANSSSLTYAGESKSYIKWLRPSEIAADPVFFENSYSRFDVNQGELGDCWLLAAAANLTEDPDLFTRVVPVDNGFKENYAGIFHFRFWRFGQWYDVVIDDRLPTSQGKLVYMRSSEKNEFWSALLEKAYAKLFGSYETLRGGSASEAMVDFTGGVAETYEMKDAPKDLFQIIEKGFRNHAMFACSLEPDPYKPEAETPQGLIRGHAYSLTMAKMVDIQTPNVKGKIPLLRLRNPWGNANEWNGAWSDKSAEWQYIPEATKREIGLIFEVDGEFWMSMQDFTKYFDRIEICNLSPDCPIVRQKGEYPWKQSAFEGEWVIGNTAGGCRNHIETFWHNPQYVVTLDDPDKDDDEAKATAIIALMQKNRRSKRNKGMDCLTVGFIVYRVSERDLVQKPLPKEFFMRNASVARSTFINLREVTCRFRLDPGTYVVVPSTFDPHLEGEFMIRVFSECPDCMCENEKCVGVCEPDPRVTPDSNNNSKPVAPVIAEDLPDPTKPNPQRAAMERLFLDVAGVDGEVDWMELKLVLDHCFRDDIAVAAKGISRSYAVPLAAESPSDSKKLPIAEGEPVCCGLLAILQDWYVNMAGGDNRPAQNTSNDLIMSKERAPLMSGEMRSDGTGIGFSKDACRSMVAMLDEDHSGKLGFLEFQKLLTEIARWKAVFKLYDRDQSGHLNPFELRAALQSAGYNLNNKILNSLMHRYGSREGEIWFDDFITCAVKIKTMIDIFKAKDINGTNVASFNMDEWIHKTIYS from the exons ATGCCGGAACAAGCCGCGCGTACCGCGATCGAATCGCTGGTCCGGGAGTTCAACGACAATAGCCGCAATGGACCGAAGAAGCTGCACCAATCCAGGACGCGGTTTATGCCCATTGAGTTTGGCCGGGACGGG AAACCTCAACCCAAAAAGGGTCCCTCCAGCGCAGAGGCTCAAGACTTTTACGAACTCCGCTCGCGCTGCCTTCGCAGCGGAACCCTCTTCGAAGATCCGGAATTCCCGGCAAACAGTTCCTCGCTAACGTACGCCGGGGAGTCCAAATCGTACATCAAATGGCTACGACCGTCGGAGATCGCCGCCGATCCGGTGTTCTTCGAGAACAGCTACTCGCGGTTCGACGTGAACCAGGGCGAGCTGGGGGACTGTTGGCTGCTGGCCGCCGCTGCGAATCTCACCGAGGATCCGGATTTGTTCACGAGGGTTGTGCCGGTGGATAATGGGTTCAAGGAGAACTACGCGGGGATCTTTCACTTTCGGTTTTGGCGGTTTGGCCAGTGGTACGACGTGGTCATTGACGACAGGTTGCCAACGTCGCAGGGCAAGCTGGTGTACATGAGGTCGTCCGAGAAGAACGAATTCTGGAGTGCGCTGCTGGAGAAGGCTTACGCGAAGCTGTTTGGATCGTACGAGACGTTGCGTGGGGGTTCGGCTAGTGAAGCCATGGTGGACTTTACCGGAGGGGTAGCGGAAACGTATGAGATGAAGGATGCGCCGAAGGATCTGTTTCAGATCATCGAGAAGGGCTTCCGGAATCACGCGATGTTCGCGTGCAGCTTGGAGCCCGATCCGTACAAACCGGAGGCAGAAACGCCGCAGGGGTTGATCCGCGGGCATGCGTACTCGCTGACGATGGCAAAGATGGTGGACATTCAGACGCCGAACGTGAAGGGAAAGATACCGTTGTTGAGGTTGCGGAACCCGTGGGGGAATGCCAACGAGTGGAACGGAGCTTGGAGTGACAAGAGTGCGGAGTGGCAGTACATTCCGGAAGCTACCAAGCGGGAGATTGGGCTGATCTTCGAAGTTGATGGGGAGTTTTGGATGTCGATGCAAGATTTCACCAAGTACTTTGATCGTATCGAGATCTGTAACCTCAGTCCGGACTGTCCGATCGTTCGGCAGAAGGGAGAATATCCGTGGAAGCAGTCGGCTTTCGAAGGAGAGTGGGTCATCGGTAACACAGCCGGAGGCTGTCGGAACCACATTGAAACCTTCTGGCACAATCCACAGTACGTTGTAACCCTGGATGATCCGGACAAGGACGACGATGAAGCCAAAGCTACCGCCATAATTGCTCTAATGCAAAAGAACCGACGCTCGAAGCGCAACAAAGGCATGGACTGCCTCACCGTAGGCTTCATCGTGTACCGTGTTAGCGAACGTGATCTCGTCCAGAAACCACTACCCAAAGAGTTCTTTATGCGAAACGCCTCCGTAGCCCGGTCTACCTTCATCAACCTGCGCGAAGTTACGTGCCGCTTCCGGCTCGATCCCGGAACGTACGTCGTCGTCCCGTCGACCTTCGATCCGCACCTCGAGGGCGAGTTCATGATCCGGGTGTTCTCCGAGTGTCCGGACTGCATGTGCGAGAACGAAAAGTGCGTCGGAGTATGCGAACCGGATCCACGG gttacACCTgatagcaacaacaacagcaaaccAGTAGCACCAGTA ATCGCCGAGGACCTCCCCGATCCAACAAAACCCAACCCGCAACGAGCAGCCATGGAGCGCCTCTTCCTGGACGTCGCCGGCGTTGACGGTGAAGTGGACTGGATGGAGCTCAAGCTGGTGCTGGATCACTGCTTCCGCGATGACATTGCCGTCGCAGCCAAAGGAATCTCCAGATCGTACGCGGTCCCTTTGGCCGCCGAATCACCTTCCGATAGTAAGAAACTGCCCATAGCTGAGGGGGAACCGGTTTGCTGCGGCCTGTTGGCCATCCTGCAGGACTGGTACGTCAACATGGCAGGCGGGGACAATCGACCTGCGCAGAACACCTCGAATGATCTGATCATGTCCAAGGAGCGGGCTCCGCTGATGTCGGGTGAGATGCGTT CTGACGGCACCGGCATCGGGTTCTCCAAGGATGCCTGCCGATCGATGGTGGCCATGCTGGACGAGGATCACTCTGGCAAGCTTGGCTTTCTGGAGTTCCAGAAGCTGCTCACGGAGATTGCCCGCTGGAAGGCGGTCTTTAAGCTGTACGACCGCGATCAAAGCGGGCATCTGAACCCGTTCGAGCTGAGGGCGGCGCTGCAGTCCGCCGGGTACAACCTCAACAACAAGATCCTCAACAGTTTGATGCACCGGTACGGGTCGCGGGAGGGTGAAATCTGGTTCGATGACTTTATCACGTGTGCGGTGAAGATCAAGACCATGATTG atattttcaaGGCCAAGGATATCAACGGAACAAACGTTGCGTCGTTCAACATGGACGAATGGATTCACAAAACTATCTATTCTTAA
- the LOC6042617 gene encoding calpain-A isoform X2, translated as MPEQAARTAIESLVREFNDNSRNGPKKLHQSRTRFMPIEFGRDGKPQPKKGPSSAEAQDFYELRSRCLRSGTLFEDPEFPANSSSLTYAGESKSYIKWLRPSEIAADPVFFENSYSRFDVNQGELGDCWLLAAAANLTEDPDLFTRVVPVDNGFKENYAGIFHFRFWRFGQWYDVVIDDRLPTSQGKLVYMRSSEKNEFWSALLEKAYAKLFGSYETLRGGSASEAMVDFTGGVAETYEMKDAPKDLFQIIEKGFRNHAMFACSLEPDPYKPEAETPQGLIRGHAYSLTMAKMVDIQTPNVKGKIPLLRLRNPWGNANEWNGAWSDKSAEWQYIPEATKREIGLIFEVDGEFWMSMQDFTKYFDRIEICNLSPDCPIVRQKGEYPWKQSAFEGEWVIGNTAGGCRNHIETFWHNPQYVVTLDDPDKDDDEAKATAIIALMQKNRRSKRNKGMDCLTVGFIVYRVSERDLVQKPLPKEFFMRNASVARSTFINLREVTCRFRLDPGTYVVVPSTFDPHLEGEFMIRVFSECPDCMCENEKCVGVCEPDPRVTPDSNNNSKPVAPVIAEDLPDPTKPNPQRAAMERLFLDVAGVDGEVDWMELKLVLDHCFRDDIAVAAKGISRSYAVPLAAESPSDSKKLPIAEGEPVCCGLLAILQDWYVNMAGGDNRPAQNTSNDLIMSKERAPLMSADGTGIGFSKDACRSMVAMLDEDHSGKLGFLEFQKLLTEIARWKAVFKLYDRDQSGHLNPFELRAALQSAGYNLNNKILNSLMHRYGSREGEIWFDDFITCAVKIKTMIDIFKAKDINGTNVASFNMDEWIHKTIYS; from the exons ATGCCGGAACAAGCCGCGCGTACCGCGATCGAATCGCTGGTCCGGGAGTTCAACGACAATAGCCGCAATGGACCGAAGAAGCTGCACCAATCCAGGACGCGGTTTATGCCCATTGAGTTTGGCCGGGACGGG AAACCTCAACCCAAAAAGGGTCCCTCCAGCGCAGAGGCTCAAGACTTTTACGAACTCCGCTCGCGCTGCCTTCGCAGCGGAACCCTCTTCGAAGATCCGGAATTCCCGGCAAACAGTTCCTCGCTAACGTACGCCGGGGAGTCCAAATCGTACATCAAATGGCTACGACCGTCGGAGATCGCCGCCGATCCGGTGTTCTTCGAGAACAGCTACTCGCGGTTCGACGTGAACCAGGGCGAGCTGGGGGACTGTTGGCTGCTGGCCGCCGCTGCGAATCTCACCGAGGATCCGGATTTGTTCACGAGGGTTGTGCCGGTGGATAATGGGTTCAAGGAGAACTACGCGGGGATCTTTCACTTTCGGTTTTGGCGGTTTGGCCAGTGGTACGACGTGGTCATTGACGACAGGTTGCCAACGTCGCAGGGCAAGCTGGTGTACATGAGGTCGTCCGAGAAGAACGAATTCTGGAGTGCGCTGCTGGAGAAGGCTTACGCGAAGCTGTTTGGATCGTACGAGACGTTGCGTGGGGGTTCGGCTAGTGAAGCCATGGTGGACTTTACCGGAGGGGTAGCGGAAACGTATGAGATGAAGGATGCGCCGAAGGATCTGTTTCAGATCATCGAGAAGGGCTTCCGGAATCACGCGATGTTCGCGTGCAGCTTGGAGCCCGATCCGTACAAACCGGAGGCAGAAACGCCGCAGGGGTTGATCCGCGGGCATGCGTACTCGCTGACGATGGCAAAGATGGTGGACATTCAGACGCCGAACGTGAAGGGAAAGATACCGTTGTTGAGGTTGCGGAACCCGTGGGGGAATGCCAACGAGTGGAACGGAGCTTGGAGTGACAAGAGTGCGGAGTGGCAGTACATTCCGGAAGCTACCAAGCGGGAGATTGGGCTGATCTTCGAAGTTGATGGGGAGTTTTGGATGTCGATGCAAGATTTCACCAAGTACTTTGATCGTATCGAGATCTGTAACCTCAGTCCGGACTGTCCGATCGTTCGGCAGAAGGGAGAATATCCGTGGAAGCAGTCGGCTTTCGAAGGAGAGTGGGTCATCGGTAACACAGCCGGAGGCTGTCGGAACCACATTGAAACCTTCTGGCACAATCCACAGTACGTTGTAACCCTGGATGATCCGGACAAGGACGACGATGAAGCCAAAGCTACCGCCATAATTGCTCTAATGCAAAAGAACCGACGCTCGAAGCGCAACAAAGGCATGGACTGCCTCACCGTAGGCTTCATCGTGTACCGTGTTAGCGAACGTGATCTCGTCCAGAAACCACTACCCAAAGAGTTCTTTATGCGAAACGCCTCCGTAGCCCGGTCTACCTTCATCAACCTGCGCGAAGTTACGTGCCGCTTCCGGCTCGATCCCGGAACGTACGTCGTCGTCCCGTCGACCTTCGATCCGCACCTCGAGGGCGAGTTCATGATCCGGGTGTTCTCCGAGTGTCCGGACTGCATGTGCGAGAACGAAAAGTGCGTCGGAGTATGCGAACCGGATCCACGG gttacACCTgatagcaacaacaacagcaaaccAGTAGCACCAGTA ATCGCCGAGGACCTCCCCGATCCAACAAAACCCAACCCGCAACGAGCAGCCATGGAGCGCCTCTTCCTGGACGTCGCCGGCGTTGACGGTGAAGTGGACTGGATGGAGCTCAAGCTGGTGCTGGATCACTGCTTCCGCGATGACATTGCCGTCGCAGCCAAAGGAATCTCCAGATCGTACGCGGTCCCTTTGGCCGCCGAATCACCTTCCGATAGTAAGAAACTGCCCATAGCTGAGGGGGAACCGGTTTGCTGCGGCCTGTTGGCCATCCTGCAGGACTGGTACGTCAACATGGCAGGCGGGGACAATCGACCTGCGCAGAACACCTCGAATGATCTGATCATGTCCAAGGAGCGGGCTCCGCTGATGTCGG CTGACGGCACCGGCATCGGGTTCTCCAAGGATGCCTGCCGATCGATGGTGGCCATGCTGGACGAGGATCACTCTGGCAAGCTTGGCTTTCTGGAGTTCCAGAAGCTGCTCACGGAGATTGCCCGCTGGAAGGCGGTCTTTAAGCTGTACGACCGCGATCAAAGCGGGCATCTGAACCCGTTCGAGCTGAGGGCGGCGCTGCAGTCCGCCGGGTACAACCTCAACAACAAGATCCTCAACAGTTTGATGCACCGGTACGGGTCGCGGGAGGGTGAAATCTGGTTCGATGACTTTATCACGTGTGCGGTGAAGATCAAGACCATGATTG atattttcaaGGCCAAGGATATCAACGGAACAAACGTTGCGTCGTTCAACATGGACGAATGGATTCACAAAACTATCTATTCTTAA